One window of the Procambarus clarkii isolate CNS0578487 chromosome 27, FALCON_Pclarkii_2.0, whole genome shotgun sequence genome contains the following:
- the LOC123762605 gene encoding uncharacterized protein has product MKCLLVLLSLAVLAWSQGENECDCEVVLKFPNETISVDDLPVNGATDCDDHSGCMKTCRDEWDSVSNGGDLNYIQSNGKTVGQNLCDSLALQGQTNLEPTRLHLDFSLCNGEWQEEGTASHDSLCCVDGVYPGSC; this is encoded by the exons ATGAAGTGCCTCCTGGTCCTCCTCTCCCTCGCTGTCCTTGCATG GTCGCAGGGGGAAAATGAATGTGACTGTGAAGTCGTTTTGAAGTTTCCCAATGAGACCATCAGCGTTGACGACCTGCCAGTCAACGGTGCCACCGACTGTGACGACCACAGTggctgcatgaaaacttgccgcgATGAG TGGGATTCAGTCTCAAACGGGGGAGACCTAAACTACATTCAAAGCAACGGTAAAACTGTGGGCCAGAACCTCTGTGATAGTTTGGCTCTACAGGGACAAACCAATTTGGAACCAACAAGG CTGCATCTGGACTTCAGTCTGTGCAACGGAGAATGGCAAGAAGAGGGTACAGCTTCCCACGACAGCTTGTGCTGTGTTGATGGTGTTTATCCTGGTTCATGTTAA
- the LOC138369295 gene encoding uncharacterized protein — protein sequence MKCLLVLLSVAVLAWSQGENECDCEVVLKFPNETISVDDLPVNGATDCDDHSGCMKTCRDEWDSVSNGGDLNYIQSNGKTVGQNLCDSLALQGQTNLEPTRLHLDFSLCNGEWQEEGTASHDSLCCVDGVYPGSC from the exons ATGAAGTGCCTCCTTGTCCTCCTCTCCGTCGCTGTCCTTGCATG GTCGCAAGGGGAAAATGAATGTGACTGTGAAGTCGTTTTGAAGTTTCCCAATGAGACCATCAGCGTTGACGACCTGCCAGTCAACGGTGCCACCGACTGTGACGACCACAGTggctgcatgaaaacttgccgcgATGAG TGGGATTCAGTCTCAAACGGGGGAGACCTAAACTACATTCAAAGCAACGGTAAAACTGTGGGCCAGAACCTCTGTGATAGTTTGGCTTTACAGGGACAAACCAATTTGGAACCAACAAGG CTGCATCTGGACTTCAGTCTGTGCAACGGAGAATGGCAAGAAGAGGGTACAGCTTCCCACGACAGCTTGTGCTGTGTTGATGGTGTTTATCCTGGTTCATGTTAA